The DNA segment GATGCCTTTGCTGTATCAATAGGCCCTGGCTCTTTTACAGGACTCAGAATCGGCCTGAGTACAGCAAAAGGCCTGTCATATTCGACAGGCAAGCCAGTAGTTCCAGTGCCAACACTTGATGCCATGGCAAGGACTTTGCCTTTCTGTCCGCATCTTATATGCCCCATGCTCGATGCGAGAAAAAATGAAGTTTATGCAGCGCTTTATAAATGGGAGGACGGTTCCTGTAAAAAAATTGTCCCTGAAATGGCTGTAAGGCCGCAGAACTTTTTGAAAGAGATAAGTCGTTACGCCCCTGATAAAGGTGGACAAACAGTCTTCCTCGGCAATGGTGCAGAGCTATACAGAGGACTCATAGAAAAGACCCTTTCTCAATCTGCGCTTTTTCCTCCTCCCTCTAAAATGCTTCCTTCAGCATGTGCAGTTGGAGAGATAGCCCTATTAGCTATAAAAGAAGGGAGGAGCTTTGACCCGATTACCCTTACGCCTTTTTATATAAGAAAATCTGAGGCAGAGATCTATTGGAAGGGCTAACAATAAGAAAGATGTCCTATGGTGATGTGCCAGAGGTTTTAGCCATTGAAAACGAATCTTTCAGCACACCCTGGTCTGCAACTTCTTTCATGTATGAGCTAACAAACCCATTCTCAACCCTCGAGGTTGTAGTCTTAAATAATAAAATTGTTGGTTATATCTGCACAAGGATTATTGCTGAAGAGGCCCATATATTAAACCTCGCAGTTCACCCTGAGTTCAGGCGCAGAGGAATTGCCAGTAAACTCATCTGGGATGCCCTGAAGAAACTAAGACTTTCGGCAGTAAACCTTGTTACCCTTGAGGTAAGGGCATCAAATACAGCAGCCATAAAATTATATGAAAAATTTGGCTTTGAGATCATTGGTAATAGAAAGGATTATTATCAAAAACCCATGGAGGATGCCATAGTAATGGAGCTGGAGTTCAGGGGTTAATCGGGGTCGCTTCCCTGGTGAAAAACAGCTCAAGTTTATTAAGGCAAAGTTTCTTGCAGGGAAAAGGGAGTGGTTTAACCTGTGAAAAATTATTGTGTAGATATTATGTTGACATAATTGTAGCTATTTTGTAGACTTATTGTAGGACAATTAACGGATAACCGGAGGTGGTAAAGTGAAATTTGTGACTGTAAGGGATTTCAGGATAAAACCCGGAACTGTATGGAGCGATCTCGAGAAAAACGAAGAGGTGGTAATTACCTCAAAGGGCAAGCCAATAGCCCTTTTAACCGGTGTAAGTAATGTTACTTTTGATGACACATTAACCGTCCTTCGTCGTGCAA comes from the Nitrospirota bacterium genome and includes:
- the tsaB gene encoding tRNA (adenosine(37)-N6)-threonylcarbamoyltransferase complex dimerization subunit type 1 TsaB; the protein is MKILALETATLTGGVSVLSDEDGLIAELRLNIRVAHAERLMSAIDWILHASSLSLMDIDAFAVSIGPGSFTGLRIGLSTAKGLSYSTGKPVVPVPTLDAMARTLPFCPHLICPMLDARKNEVYAALYKWEDGSCKKIVPEMAVRPQNFLKEISRYAPDKGGQTVFLGNGAELYRGLIEKTLSQSALFPPPSKMLPSACAVGEIALLAIKEGRSFDPITLTPFYIRKSEAEIYWKG
- the rimI gene encoding ribosomal protein S18-alanine N-acetyltransferase, producing MEGLTIRKMSYGDVPEVLAIENESFSTPWSATSFMYELTNPFSTLEVVVLNNKIVGYICTRIIAEEAHILNLAVHPEFRRRGIASKLIWDALKKLRLSAVNLVTLEVRASNTAAIKLYEKFGFEIIGNRKDYYQKPMEDAIVMELEFRG